One window of the Bradyrhizobium sp. NP1 genome contains the following:
- the tcuA gene encoding FAD-dependent tricarballylate dehydrogenase TcuA, with translation MSKTVIVVGTGNAAAAAALAARESGAKVIMLDKASKQERAGNTRFTFGLIRFAFDDPKEIKELLPEVSASEWKQITVEPYPKKVFYDAIMKTGDYQPDPDLTDWLVSSSKDTILWLTRHGMKWEFAQLMATAIGGNRVYSGGLVLQSKAMGEGWVSMQMNAVEQQQVEIRYSTAATALLTDASGAVTGVRVRDASGRVEELLGAVILAAGGFQANPEMRTRYLGAEWNVIKVRGARFDTGEMLQECLRIGAQTAGNWGGAHATCIDPSSPDVGELSRAEFTTRTSFSYGISVNRNGQRFFDEGWDWPSQTYVRMGKAVLKQPDQTAFQIFDQSAVELIDPQYKTQPSIVAQTLEELAEKCGINAAELARTVREYNAAIDTSKPFNPNVKDGRITRGLPVAKSNWANAIEKAPYVAYKVISGITFTFGGVKIDRHARVLDYTNQPVPGLYATGEMTGGFFYNSYPAGSGLMRGAVTGRAAGSHAAKLLNA, from the coding sequence GTGTCAAAGACTGTCATCGTTGTCGGAACCGGAAATGCCGCCGCGGCCGCCGCGCTCGCCGCGCGGGAATCGGGCGCGAAGGTCATCATGCTCGACAAGGCCTCGAAGCAGGAACGGGCAGGAAACACCCGCTTCACCTTCGGCCTGATCCGCTTCGCGTTCGACGACCCCAAGGAGATCAAGGAACTGCTCCCCGAGGTGTCAGCCTCCGAGTGGAAGCAAATCACCGTCGAGCCGTATCCGAAAAAGGTGTTCTACGACGCGATCATGAAGACCGGCGACTATCAGCCGGATCCGGACCTCACCGACTGGCTCGTCTCCTCGAGCAAGGACACCATCCTCTGGCTCACCCGGCACGGCATGAAGTGGGAGTTCGCCCAGCTGATGGCAACCGCGATCGGTGGCAACCGCGTCTATAGCGGCGGTCTCGTGCTGCAGTCGAAGGCGATGGGCGAAGGCTGGGTCTCGATGCAGATGAATGCGGTCGAACAGCAGCAGGTCGAAATCCGCTATTCGACGGCCGCGACCGCGCTGCTCACCGACGCGTCCGGCGCGGTGACCGGCGTGCGCGTCCGCGACGCTTCCGGCCGGGTCGAGGAACTGCTCGGCGCCGTGATCCTCGCGGCCGGCGGCTTCCAGGCCAACCCGGAGATGCGGACCCGCTACCTCGGCGCCGAATGGAATGTCATCAAGGTCCGCGGAGCCAGGTTCGACACCGGCGAGATGCTGCAGGAATGCCTGCGCATCGGCGCGCAGACCGCCGGAAACTGGGGCGGCGCGCACGCCACCTGCATCGATCCGTCGTCGCCCGACGTCGGCGAGCTTTCGCGCGCGGAGTTCACCACGCGCACCAGCTTCAGCTATGGCATCAGCGTCAACCGCAACGGCCAGCGCTTCTTCGACGAGGGCTGGGACTGGCCGTCGCAGACCTATGTCCGGATGGGCAAGGCGGTGCTCAAGCAGCCGGACCAGACCGCGTTCCAGATCTTCGATCAAAGCGCGGTGGAGCTGATCGATCCGCAGTACAAGACCCAGCCTTCGATCGTCGCGCAGACGCTGGAGGAACTCGCCGAGAAATGCGGGATCAATGCGGCGGAGCTTGCCAGGACGGTGCGCGAATACAACGCGGCGATCGACACCTCCAAACCGTTCAATCCAAACGTCAAGGATGGTCGCATCACGCGCGGCCTGCCGGTCGCGAAATCGAACTGGGCGAACGCAATCGAGAAGGCCCCCTATGTCGCCTACAAGGTGATCTCGGGCATCACCTTCACCTTCGGCGGCGTCAAGATCGACCGGCACGCGCGCGTGCTCGACTACACAAACCAGCCGGTCCCGGGCCTCTACGCGACCGGCGAAATGACCGGCGGCTTCTTCTACAACAGCTATCCGGCCGGCTCCGGGCTGATGCGCGGCGCCGTCACCGGACGCGCCGCCGGATCGCATGCGGCAAAACTGCTCAATGCTTAG
- a CDS encoding FadR/GntR family transcriptional regulator, with amino-acid sequence MEQLRQWLEHNELPVGSKLPTEPQLMELFKVGRSTIREAVKALVYAGILEVRPGDGTYIKAHAGEIESFAATLKRSDVVEVFEVRRTFETAVARLASLNRSETDLKKIAKLIRACKDDVGRKDFAAFLDHDYDFHVAVAAAGKNRLLAELYGSFRRVLKDSIGDALENSQLRLQAVLDIHDNLYAAIRDRDPDRAQAVWLLTRNPFEAQPSPRSGRTVRPSR; translated from the coding sequence TTGGAGCAGCTTCGCCAGTGGCTCGAGCACAATGAATTGCCGGTCGGAAGCAAGCTGCCGACCGAGCCGCAGCTCATGGAGCTTTTCAAGGTCGGGCGATCGACGATCAGGGAGGCGGTGAAGGCGCTGGTCTATGCCGGCATCCTCGAGGTTCGTCCCGGTGACGGCACCTACATCAAGGCGCATGCCGGCGAGATCGAAAGCTTCGCCGCCACGCTGAAGCGGTCGGACGTGGTCGAGGTCTTCGAGGTCCGCAGAACCTTCGAGACGGCGGTCGCGCGGCTGGCGTCGCTCAACCGCAGCGAGACCGATCTGAAGAAGATCGCGAAGCTGATCAGGGCGTGCAAGGACGATGTCGGGCGCAAGGATTTTGCCGCTTTCCTCGATCATGACTATGACTTTCACGTCGCGGTCGCCGCGGCCGGCAAGAACCGCCTGCTGGCCGAGCTCTACGGATCGTTCCGGCGCGTGCTGAAGGACAGTATCGGAGACGCGCTGGAAAACAGCCAGCTCCGCCTCCAGGCCGTGCTCGACATCCACGACAATCTCTACGCCGCGATCCGCGACCGCGATCCTGACCGCGCGCAGGCGGTCTGGCTTCTCACCAGGAACCCGTTCGAGGCGCAGCCTTCGCCGCGATCCGGTCGGACCGTCCGCCCGTCGAGGTGA
- a CDS encoding ATP-binding protein produces the protein MLTRTPVESPTSQDLMEQLVVELRRIAQTLERIAPPPPAAPDFSEATAFLWKAGARGFAPVQRINAVDLDLLCGVDSQKEALLRNTRMFATGRAANNVLLWGARGTGKSSLVKGVFARVEAEHPGRIVLIEIQRDDLPSLVPMLACLRRLDTRFIVFSDDLSFEADEAAYKSLKAVLDGGLEGRPENVIFYATSNRRHLLSRDMIENERSSAINPSEAVEEKVSLSDRFGLWLGFHAGSQDAYLDMVHRYAAFYRCTVDRDQLLVEALQWAAARGSRSGRVAFQFIQDFIGRDDVAVGPGSAGPEQHG, from the coding sequence ATGCTGACACGAACCCCCGTTGAATCACCGACATCGCAGGACCTGATGGAGCAGCTCGTCGTCGAGTTGCGACGCATCGCGCAGACATTGGAGCGCATCGCGCCGCCGCCGCCAGCGGCGCCCGACTTCTCGGAAGCGACGGCCTTCCTGTGGAAGGCGGGGGCGCGCGGCTTCGCGCCCGTGCAGCGGATCAATGCAGTCGATCTGGACCTGCTCTGCGGCGTCGATTCGCAGAAGGAGGCGTTGCTCAGGAATACGCGGATGTTCGCGACCGGCCGTGCGGCGAACAACGTGCTGCTGTGGGGTGCCCGGGGCACCGGCAAGAGCTCGCTCGTCAAGGGCGTGTTCGCCCGCGTCGAGGCCGAGCATCCGGGCCGAATCGTCCTGATCGAGATCCAGCGCGACGATCTGCCGAGTCTCGTTCCGATGCTGGCCTGCCTGCGGCGCCTCGACACGCGCTTCATCGTGTTCTCGGACGATCTGTCGTTCGAGGCGGATGAAGCAGCGTACAAGTCGCTCAAGGCGGTGCTCGATGGCGGGCTCGAGGGCCGACCGGAGAATGTGATCTTCTACGCGACCTCGAACCGGCGTCACCTGCTGTCGCGCGACATGATCGAGAACGAACGGTCGAGCGCCATCAATCCGTCGGAGGCGGTCGAGGAGAAGGTTTCGTTGTCCGACCGGTTCGGGCTCTGGCTCGGCTTCCATGCCGGCAGCCAGGATGCCTATCTCGATATGGTTCATCGCTACGCCGCGTTCTACCGCTGCACTGTCGATCGCGACCAGCTTTTGGTCGAGGCGCTGCAATGGGCGGCGGCGCGCGGTTCGCGTTCGGGCCGCGTCGCCTTCCAGTTCATCCAGGATTTTATTGGCCGCGACGACGTAGCGGTCGGGCCCGGAAGCGCCGGCCCGGAACAGCACGGATAG
- a CDS encoding aldehyde dehydrogenase, whose amino-acid sequence MSKPAPSAPPLKRFLQFIDGAFVESDSGGWHPCIYPGTAQAWAEIPRGNARDAVAAVAAAKRAFADPAWSKLTATQRGRLLYALADLTAANVATLAELETRDNGKRYAESAGAIGLVPSWLRYFAGLADKVGGSVIPVDKPNVLNFTRSEPLGVVAAIIPWNSPLWLLAWKLGPALAAGNTIVIKPSEYASTSTLEFARLVEQAGFPKGVVNVVTGVGPEVGQALVDDPDVAMVSFTGSEAVGRRVAEAAGAKLKRVVLELGGKSPQIVFDDAPLEEAVSGVMLGIFTSNGQSCVAGSRLLLQSSVYDRFMAAFLEKAGGKSFGDPMDQATEVAPLANEPQFRKALDYIRIAEGEGAHRVLGGGVASDRPGYFVQPTVFTDVTASMRIAQEEVFGPVLAVIRFETESEAIELANSTSYGLAAGVWTQDLRRALRVSEQVKAGTVWVNTYRGFDPGSPAGGYKSSGIGRENGHDALNDYLQTKSVWISTGQ is encoded by the coding sequence ATGTCGAAACCTGCGCCAAGCGCACCGCCGCTCAAAAGATTCCTGCAATTCATCGACGGCGCGTTCGTCGAATCGGACTCCGGCGGCTGGCACCCCTGCATCTACCCGGGAACGGCGCAGGCCTGGGCCGAAATTCCGCGCGGCAATGCCAGGGATGCGGTCGCTGCCGTCGCCGCGGCGAAGCGGGCATTCGCCGATCCGGCGTGGTCGAAGCTCACCGCCACGCAGCGCGGGCGGCTGCTCTATGCGCTCGCCGATCTCACCGCCGCCAACGTCGCCACACTCGCAGAGCTCGAAACGCGCGACAACGGCAAGCGCTATGCTGAAAGCGCAGGTGCGATCGGGCTGGTGCCGTCTTGGCTGCGCTATTTCGCCGGCCTTGCCGACAAGGTCGGCGGCAGCGTGATCCCGGTCGACAAGCCGAATGTGCTGAACTTCACCCGCTCCGAGCCGCTCGGCGTGGTTGCCGCGATCATTCCCTGGAATTCGCCGCTGTGGCTTCTGGCCTGGAAGCTCGGGCCCGCGCTTGCGGCGGGCAACACCATCGTCATCAAGCCGTCGGAATACGCCTCGACCTCGACGCTCGAATTCGCAAGGCTGGTCGAGCAGGCCGGCTTCCCGAAGGGCGTGGTCAACGTCGTGACCGGCGTCGGGCCCGAGGTCGGTCAGGCCCTGGTCGATGATCCTGACGTGGCGATGGTGAGCTTTACCGGCTCGGAAGCCGTCGGGAGAAGAGTGGCGGAGGCCGCAGGCGCCAAGCTCAAGCGGGTCGTGCTGGAGCTCGGCGGCAAGTCGCCGCAGATCGTGTTCGACGACGCGCCGCTCGAGGAAGCCGTTTCCGGCGTCATGCTCGGAATTTTCACCTCGAACGGGCAGAGCTGCGTCGCCGGCTCGCGCCTCCTGCTGCAGTCGTCGGTCTACGACCGCTTCATGGCGGCTTTCCTGGAAAAGGCCGGCGGCAAGTCGTTCGGCGATCCCATGGACCAGGCGACCGAGGTCGCCCCGCTCGCGAACGAGCCGCAATTCAGGAAGGCGCTCGACTACATCCGCATCGCCGAAGGCGAGGGCGCCCACCGCGTGCTCGGCGGCGGCGTGGCGTCGGATCGACCGGGCTATTTCGTCCAGCCAACGGTTTTCACCGACGTCACGGCCTCGATGCGGATCGCGCAGGAGGAGGTGTTCGGTCCAGTGCTGGCGGTCATTCGCTTCGAGACCGAGTCGGAGGCGATCGAGCTTGCCAATTCGACCTCGTACGGGCTTGCGGCGGGCGTCTGGACACAGGACTTGCGGCGCGCCTTGCGCGTCAGTGAGCAGGTGAAGGCCGGCACCGTCTGGGTGAACACCTATCGCGGGTTCGATCCGGGCAGCCCGGCCGGCGGCTACAAGAGCAGCGGCATTGGCCGGGAAAACGGCCACGATGCGTTGAACGACTATCTCCAGACCAAGAGCGTCTGGATCTCGACGGGACAATGA
- a CDS encoding GMC family oxidoreductase has protein sequence MLGGNREASDEVDVLIIGAGMAGGALAKRLSDHGISVVCLEQGREMHPMELPHMAETWELDKTRDHSPQPNVRAWAEDYPVAGEEKSTIRMVSGVGGSALRYSAHWPRLKPVDFRKGTEHGLAPDWPISYEDLEPFFAINDDEMGIAGLPGDPAQPPKASRVLPHIPLGKFGKTIAGGFERLGWHWWPLDNAIVTQEHDDRLPCNHCGQCVLGCPRGSVSTSMTSYWPRAVRNGASLRTWCRVERIVVKDGRAAGAVYIDLITGQRHQQNARVVIVAGNGIGTPRLLLMSSEGANREGIANSSGMVGKNLMFHPQAFVEGIFDEPMESFKGARGAPLYSQEFYETDVERGFVNGFSLLLVRAPGAGYAATGYATFLPIAWGGRHHEEFKRMFNHHAWFIVMGEDLPLERNTVTLDPVLKDGSGLPAPKISYRMHDQDRDLVRFGIARAEDVLRAAGAAQTSNSGVLEQPPGYHLLGTARMGNDPRSSVVNKFHRSWDIPNLFICDGSSMPTSAGVNPTSTIGAMAVRLADHLVRNRASAAGVKRTTADC, from the coding sequence ATGCTGGGTGGAAACAGGGAAGCGAGCGACGAGGTCGACGTCCTCATCATCGGCGCCGGAATGGCCGGCGGGGCGCTGGCCAAGCGGCTGAGCGATCACGGCATCAGTGTCGTGTGTCTCGAGCAGGGGCGCGAAATGCACCCGATGGAGCTGCCCCACATGGCGGAAACCTGGGAGCTCGACAAGACGCGCGACCACAGCCCGCAACCGAACGTGCGCGCATGGGCCGAAGACTATCCCGTGGCCGGCGAGGAGAAGAGCACCATCCGCATGGTCAGCGGCGTCGGCGGCAGCGCGCTGCGTTATTCGGCGCATTGGCCGCGGCTGAAGCCTGTCGATTTCCGCAAGGGAACCGAGCACGGGCTCGCGCCGGACTGGCCGATCAGCTACGAGGATCTCGAGCCCTTCTTTGCGATCAACGACGACGAGATGGGGATCGCAGGCCTGCCCGGAGATCCCGCCCAGCCGCCGAAGGCTTCAAGGGTGCTGCCGCATATTCCGCTCGGCAAGTTCGGCAAGACCATTGCCGGCGGTTTCGAAAGGCTCGGCTGGCACTGGTGGCCGCTCGACAATGCCATTGTCACGCAGGAGCATGACGACCGGCTGCCCTGCAACCATTGCGGCCAGTGCGTGCTCGGATGTCCGCGAGGCTCGGTTTCGACCAGCATGACGAGCTACTGGCCGCGTGCGGTTCGCAACGGCGCGTCGCTGCGCACCTGGTGCCGGGTCGAGCGCATCGTCGTGAAGGACGGACGCGCCGCGGGAGCCGTCTATATCGACCTGATCACCGGCCAGCGCCATCAACAGAATGCCCGCGTCGTCATCGTCGCCGGCAACGGCATCGGTACGCCGCGCCTGCTTCTGATGTCGAGCGAGGGGGCGAACCGCGAAGGCATCGCCAATTCGAGCGGCATGGTCGGCAAGAACCTGATGTTCCATCCGCAGGCCTTTGTCGAGGGAATCTTCGACGAGCCGATGGAAAGCTTCAAGGGCGCCCGCGGTGCGCCGCTCTACAGTCAGGAATTCTACGAGACCGACGTCGAAAGAGGGTTCGTCAACGGCTTCTCCCTGCTCCTGGTACGGGCGCCGGGTGCCGGCTACGCCGCCACCGGCTATGCCACGTTCCTGCCGATCGCCTGGGGCGGGCGGCACCACGAGGAATTCAAGCGGATGTTCAACCATCACGCCTGGTTCATCGTGATGGGCGAGGATCTCCCGCTCGAGCGCAACACCGTGACGCTCGATCCGGTTCTGAAGGACGGGTCGGGCCTGCCGGCGCCTAAGATCAGCTATCGCATGCATGATCAGGACCGCGACCTCGTCAGGTTCGGCATCGCGCGGGCCGAGGACGTGCTGCGTGCCGCCGGCGCCGCGCAGACCAGCAATTCGGGCGTGCTCGAACAACCGCCGGGCTATCACCTGCTCGGCACCGCGCGGATGGGCAACGATCCGCGATCCTCCGTCGTCAACAAGTTTCACCGCTCCTGGGACATCCCGAACCTCTTCATCTGCGACGGCAGCTCCATGCCGACCAGCGCCGGCGTCAATCCGACGTCGACGATCGGCGCGATGGCGGTGAGGCTTGCCGACCACCTCGTCCGCAACCGCGCCTCGGCTGCGGGAGTGAAGCGAACGACGGCGGACTGTTAG